From Bacteroidota bacterium, the proteins below share one genomic window:
- the rnr gene encoding ribonuclease R yields the protein MSKKKKTKSITKIYLKNKIVAIFRNGPSKTFNYKQIANKLNIRDLSQKQMIMAVLSELKESGRLEEVYRGKYRNKVREGYFVGTVNMSAKGRATIHSNEIKEEIFVSVANLNNALHKDLVKVYLFAQRKKTQHEAEVVEIIKRNKTNFVGTVEISQNFAFLIPDSKFMPFDIFVPLKLLNNAKNGQKAIAEIIEWEVGAKNPLGKIVELLGNAGDNEVEIHAILAEFDLPYRYPENVEKIANSIPEKISESEIASRRDFRNIPTFTIDPIDAKDFDDALSIEELENGNYEIGVHIADVTHYVSQGSVLDKEAFNRATSVYLVDRVIPMLPEKLSNKICSLRPNEEKLCFSAVFEMDSSANIKKQWFGNTIINSDRRFNYAEAQQIIDNDKGVFCNELKIFDGLSKILRKNRFNNNSISFDRTEVKFELDEKSFPISISFCENEDTHSLIEEFMLLANKRVAEIISKVDTGKKPKTFVYRIHDLPDPDKISNFSKFLKKFGYGLKTNSANNISSSLNNLFKQLEGKKEQNLIETIAIRTMAKAKYSTQNIGHYGLAFPFYTHFTSPIRRYPDIMVHRMLKHYLENGRSLSSKTYEDKCNHCSEMEQSAANAERASIKYKMIEFIQDKIGEQFYGIISGVSPWGIYVELLENKIEGMVSIRNLEDDFYIFDEANYCIVGQYHKKKYQLGDNVKIEIVRADIIKKQIDFVLK from the coding sequence ATGTCGAAGAAAAAAAAAACAAAAAGTATAACAAAAATATATTTAAAGAACAAGATAGTTGCTATTTTTAGAAATGGTCCTTCAAAAACTTTTAACTACAAACAAATTGCAAACAAGCTAAATATTAGGGATTTATCTCAAAAGCAAATGATAATGGCTGTGCTTTCTGAATTGAAGGAAAGTGGCAGACTCGAAGAAGTTTATCGCGGCAAGTATAGAAATAAGGTGAGAGAAGGATATTTTGTAGGAACCGTGAATATGTCTGCAAAAGGTAGGGCTACTATACATTCAAATGAAATAAAAGAAGAAATTTTTGTGTCAGTGGCGAATTTGAACAATGCTCTGCACAAAGACCTTGTAAAAGTCTATTTGTTTGCACAACGAAAAAAAACCCAACACGAGGCAGAGGTAGTTGAAATTATAAAAAGAAACAAAACCAATTTCGTTGGGACTGTTGAAATTTCACAAAATTTTGCTTTTTTGATACCTGATAGCAAATTTATGCCATTCGACATTTTTGTTCCGCTGAAACTTTTGAATAATGCAAAAAACGGACAAAAAGCTATAGCAGAAATAATTGAATGGGAGGTGGGAGCCAAAAATCCACTTGGAAAAATTGTGGAACTTTTAGGAAATGCTGGCGACAATGAAGTAGAAATTCATGCTATTCTTGCCGAATTCGATTTACCTTATAGATATCCTGAGAATGTTGAAAAAATTGCAAATTCTATTCCCGAAAAAATTAGCGAAAGTGAAATTGCGAGCCGTCGGGATTTTAGAAATATTCCTACTTTTACCATTGACCCTATTGATGCTAAAGATTTTGACGATGCCCTTTCTATTGAAGAACTCGAAAACGGAAACTATGAAATTGGAGTACATATAGCTGATGTAACTCACTATGTATCACAAGGATCTGTTTTAGACAAAGAGGCATTTAATCGTGCAACTTCAGTTTATCTTGTCGATAGAGTTATTCCGATGCTTCCCGAAAAACTTTCAAACAAAATTTGTTCGCTTCGGCCAAATGAAGAAAAGCTTTGTTTTTCGGCAGTTTTTGAAATGGATAGTTCGGCAAATATCAAAAAGCAATGGTTCGGAAATACAATAATTAATTCGGATAGGAGATTTAATTATGCTGAAGCTCAACAAATTATAGACAATGACAAAGGCGTTTTTTGTAATGAATTGAAAATATTTGATGGATTGTCTAAAATATTAAGAAAAAATCGTTTCAATAACAATTCAATTTCTTTTGATAGAACAGAAGTGAAATTTGAATTAGACGAAAAATCTTTTCCAATTTCAATTTCATTTTGCGAAAATGAAGATACACATAGCTTAATCGAAGAGTTCATGTTGCTTGCCAACAAAAGGGTTGCAGAGATAATTTCAAAAGTTGATACTGGCAAAAAACCAAAAACATTTGTATATAGAATTCATGATTTGCCCGACCCTGATAAAATAAGCAATTTTTCGAAATTCCTGAAAAAATTTGGCTATGGCTTGAAAACAAATTCCGCAAATAATATTTCGTCTTCGCTAAACAATCTGTTCAAACAGCTTGAAGGAAAAAAGGAGCAAAATTTAATTGAAACCATTGCAATTCGAACAATGGCAAAAGCTAAATATTCTACCCAAAACATTGGACACTACGGACTTGCATTTCCATTCTATACGCATTTTACATCACCAATTAGAAGGTATCCTGATATTATGGTACACAGAATGCTTAAACATTATTTAGAAAATGGCAGGTCTTTATCTTCAAAAACCTACGAAGATAAGTGTAATCATTGTTCGGAAATGGAACAAAGTGCCGCAAATGCAGAAAGAGCTTCAATCAAATATAAAATGATTGAGTTTATTCAAGACAAAATTGGTGAGCAATTTTATGGGATTATTTCTGGAGTTTCGCCTTGGGGGATTTATGTTGAACTGCTTGAAAATAAAATAGAAGGAATGGTTTCCATCAGAAATTTAGAAGATGATTTTTATATTTTCGACGAAGCAAATTATTGCATCGTAGGGCAATATCACAAAAAAAAATACCAACTTGGCGACAATGTTAAAATTGAAATTGTAAGAGCAGACATAATTAAGAAACAAATTGATTTTGTTTTAAAATAA
- a CDS encoding GHKL domain-containing protein: protein MVYKNFKLNVFLKILILSILIFVFIYLLSNTKFYTTSLFVGLLIILQVYLIFQFVTKTNKFLTDFLEAIKYSDFTRSFRIEGLGSSFDNMKDVFNRVIKEFQKIRNEKEEQFYFLQNVIQHIEISMIAYRKNGEVEMFNNATKRLFRKTGLKNIRDLSDQSKELVDALLNLTSGQRLLIKMNDNNEVLQLIIFGKEFKIKDQLIILVSIQNIHKELEEKEIESWQNLIRVLTHEIMNSITPIVSLTATANTIINETREKDLEKSDILSENLEDIQSAMQTINKRSTGLMHFVETYRSLTRIPKPDFKIFYIKEFLDNIYSLLERDLERQNIQFVLKVFPEDLELVADDQLMEQVLINLIKNSCEALQNVENPKIEIDVKLSDRGRLVVEVSDNGDGILENVVDKIFIPFFTTKSEGSGIGLSLSRQILKLHGGTISVNSQPNEGTTMILRF from the coding sequence ATGGTTTATAAGAATTTTAAGCTTAATGTATTTCTTAAAATACTAATACTTTCAATTTTAATTTTTGTATTCATCTACCTATTATCGAATACAAAATTTTATACAACCTCCTTATTTGTAGGTTTACTAATTATTCTTCAGGTATATCTGATTTTTCAGTTTGTAACCAAAACCAACAAATTCTTAACTGATTTTCTCGAAGCAATTAAATATTCTGATTTTACGCGATCTTTTCGTATTGAAGGCCTGGGGTCGTCTTTCGACAATATGAAAGACGTATTCAATCGTGTAATAAAAGAGTTTCAAAAAATCAGAAACGAAAAAGAAGAACAATTTTATTTCCTTCAGAATGTAATTCAACATATCGAAATAAGCATGATTGCATACCGCAAAAATGGTGAGGTTGAGATGTTTAACAATGCTACAAAAAGATTGTTCCGGAAAACAGGTTTGAAAAATATCCGAGACCTTAGTGATCAAAGCAAAGAATTAGTCGATGCACTTCTGAATCTTACTTCAGGGCAACGATTACTCATAAAAATGAATGATAATAATGAAGTGCTACAATTGATTATTTTCGGTAAAGAATTTAAAATTAAGGACCAACTAATAATTCTTGTTTCTATTCAAAATATTCATAAAGAATTAGAAGAGAAGGAAATAGAGTCTTGGCAAAACCTGATAAGGGTGCTTACGCACGAAATTATGAATTCTATTACACCTATAGTTTCGCTAACTGCAACTGCTAATACAATTATAAATGAAACGAGAGAAAAGGATTTAGAGAAGTCGGATATTTTGAGCGAAAATCTTGAAGATATTCAATCGGCAATGCAAACAATTAATAAAAGAAGCACAGGTTTGATGCACTTTGTGGAGACATATAGAAGTCTTACTCGAATTCCTAAACCCGATTTTAAAATATTCTACATTAAGGAGTTTTTAGATAACATTTATTCATTGCTAGAGAGAGATTTGGAAAGACAAAATATTCAATTTGTTTTGAAAGTATTTCCTGAAGATTTAGAACTTGTCGCTGACGACCAACTTATGGAGCAAGTGTTGATAAATTTAATAAAAAACTCATGCGAAGCTCTGCAAAATGTTGAAAATCCGAAAATAGAAATTGATGTAAAACTTTCAGACAGAGGGCGATTAGTTGTCGAAGTTTCAGACAATGGCGATGGAATTTTAGAAAATGTAGTAGATAAAATTTTCATTCCATTTTTTACTACAAAAAGCGAAGGCTCAGGAATTGGACTAAGCCTGTCGAGGCAAATTCTGAAACTACATGGCGGCACAATTTCCGTAAATTCACAGCCAAATGAGGGCACTACAATGATTTTACGTTTTTAA
- a CDS encoding sigma-54-dependent Fis family transcriptional regulator — MKFGKVLIVDDNIDILFSVKLLLKKHVELIHTETNPKQIPELMKNFSYDVILLDMNFTKDAISGQEGFDWLKKIIEIDPEAVVLFITAYGDTEKAVRAIKEGAVDFVIKPWQNEKFIATISSAIKLRKSKIENQNLRSKQKGLIDAIDQPFKDFIGKSPAMMQVYATIKKVAETDASVLILGENGTGKEVVARALHRNSRRTDDVFVSVDLGSIAETLFESELFGHEKGAFTDAKKEKPGRFEISSGGTLFLDEIGNLSLPLQAKLLTVIERREVIRVGSNKSRSFDIRLICATNSSIHELAVKDEFRQDLLYRINTVEIQLPPLRERVEDIALLADHFLKIQAKKYKKNVKGISSSALKKLEQYAWPGNIRELQHAIERAVIMTDSSKLENEDFILLSKTKSNEVELKSYNLDEVEKNIINKVLAKNKGNVSHAAKELGLTRTSLYRRLEKHGL; from the coding sequence ATGAAATTTGGAAAAGTCTTAATTGTTGATGACAATATAGATATTTTATTTTCTGTAAAGTTATTGCTGAAAAAGCATGTCGAACTTATCCATACCGAAACCAACCCGAAACAGATACCTGAATTAATGAAAAATTTCAGTTATGATGTGATTTTGTTGGATATGAATTTCACAAAAGATGCCATTAGTGGGCAGGAAGGTTTTGATTGGTTGAAAAAAATCATTGAAATTGACCCGGAAGCTGTTGTGCTTTTTATAACAGCATATGGAGACACCGAAAAAGCTGTTAGAGCAATTAAAGAAGGAGCAGTTGATTTTGTTATAAAACCATGGCAAAACGAGAAATTTATTGCAACAATTTCTTCGGCAATAAAACTTCGAAAATCGAAAATCGAAAACCAAAATCTAAGAAGCAAACAAAAAGGTCTGATAGATGCAATTGATCAGCCTTTCAAAGATTTCATTGGAAAATCGCCTGCAATGATGCAAGTATATGCAACTATTAAAAAAGTTGCCGAGACTGATGCAAGTGTTTTAATCTTGGGAGAAAATGGCACCGGAAAAGAAGTTGTTGCAAGAGCACTTCACAGAAATTCTCGTCGTACAGATGATGTTTTTGTCAGCGTTGATTTGGGTTCAATTGCTGAAACTTTATTTGAAAGCGAACTTTTTGGACATGAAAAAGGTGCATTCACAGATGCGAAAAAAGAAAAGCCCGGCAGATTTGAAATATCAAGTGGAGGAACGCTTTTTCTTGATGAGATTGGAAATCTTTCTTTGCCATTGCAAGCAAAACTTTTGACAGTGATAGAACGCAGAGAAGTAATAAGAGTTGGTTCAAACAAATCTCGTTCTTTCGATATCAGATTGATTTGTGCTACAAATTCTTCTATACATGAGTTAGCCGTAAAAGATGAATTTCGGCAAGATTTACTATATAGAATTAATACCGTAGAAATTCAATTACCTCCTTTGCGGGAAAGGGTTGAAGACATTGCCTTATTAGCAGATCATTTTTTGAAAATCCAGGCAAAAAAATACAAAAAGAATGTAAAAGGAATTAGCTCTTCCGCCTTAAAAAAGCTTGAACAATACGCATGGCCCGGAAACATCAGAGAATTGCAACATGCCATAGAACGTGCAGTTATTATGACCGATTCGTCGAAACTCGAAAACGAGGATTTCATTTTATTATCGAAAACTAAATCGAATGAAGTAGAGCTTAAATCATATAATCTAGATGAAGTTGAAAAAAACATAATCAACAAGGTTCTCGCAAAAAACAAAGGTAACGTAAGCCATGCAGCAAAAGAATTAGGTTTAACCAGAACTTCATTGTATAGAAGATTAGAAAAGCATGGTTTATAA
- a CDS encoding calcium/sodium antiporter has product MEVFKDIVIIIFSIFAISKGAIWLVDSAAKIARRFEISELVIGLTVVAMGTSAPEFGVTILAAMKGIGDISVGNIVGSNIFNLGFILGGTAVVHSLMTNKKVIGRDGGFLFFGTLLLTFFLWDLRLSQIEGIILFSLLIVYLGYLYFRKEMLEAPAETEKLRWFDTLLLLLGFLMVLGGSHFLVESSIDIAEVMGVSNWVVAATIIAAGTSAPELATSIVAALRGHHGMSIGNLIGSDIFNLFGVLGLAAIIRPLPVEAAARPNLLMLSGMVFIVLIFMRIGWRISRKEGIILICLGLARWAWTFI; this is encoded by the coding sequence ATGGAAGTTTTTAAAGATATAGTAATAATAATATTTTCAATTTTTGCAATTTCGAAAGGAGCAATATGGTTGGTTGATTCGGCAGCCAAAATTGCTCGCCGATTTGAAATATCGGAATTGGTAATTGGATTAACAGTTGTTGCAATGGGAACATCTGCTCCCGAATTTGGTGTTACCATACTAGCAGCTATGAAAGGAATTGGCGATATTTCAGTAGGGAATATTGTAGGTTCAAATATTTTTAACCTTGGATTTATTCTCGGGGGAACAGCCGTTGTACATAGCTTAATGACAAATAAAAAGGTTATTGGTAGAGACGGAGGATTTTTATTTTTCGGAACTCTTTTGCTGACATTCTTTTTATGGGACTTAAGATTGAGTCAAATCGAAGGAATTATTCTTTTTTCGTTACTGATTGTTTATTTAGGATATTTATACTTCAGGAAAGAAATGCTTGAAGCACCTGCAGAAACTGAAAAACTTCGTTGGTTCGATACTCTTCTCTTACTATTAGGTTTTCTTATGGTCCTTGGCGGTTCGCATTTTCTTGTCGAATCGTCTATAGATATTGCAGAAGTTATGGGAGTTTCTAATTGGGTAGTTGCAGCCACAATTATTGCTGCCGGAACATCAGCCCCCGAACTTGCAACCTCAATTGTTGCTGCATTACGTGGGCATCACGGAATGTCAATAGGAAACTTGATTGGTAGCGATATATTCAACCTTTTTGGAGTTTTAGGACTTGCGGCTATTATTCGTCCACTTCCGGTAGAAGCAGCAGCACGACCAAATCTTTTGATGCTATCAGGAATGGTTTTTATTGTCCTTATTTTTATGCGAATTGGCTGGCGAATTAGCCGAAAAGAAGGAATTATCCTTATATGCTTAGGATTGGCAAGATGGGCTTGGACTTTTATTTAA
- a CDS encoding sodium:calcium antiporter encodes MDYILLFVGILTLSFSGNFLVKGAVELSRNLKLSTLVIGIVVVSFGTSMPELVVSVGAAINSHPEISVGNVIGSNIANIALVLGLTSLIIPIPVKKSTIKIDWNIMLLANLLLIAFLLDSKLVFWEGLLFVILLLLYILMSLHISRRETKKNNESKKPEYSLGLSIVFILISSVGLVFGAEWLIKGATGIAVGLGISDLVISVSLVAFGTSVPELATSIIAALKKETDISIGNIIGSNIFNVFGILGITSVIKNIQIINDSLYLNLYWMLGASFLLLFFLIPFGKKISSRFMEIVYFVIYYSTAKSGIIKKWEGAIFVGFYVFYIVWLVNGSF; translated from the coding sequence ATGGATTACATTTTACTATTTGTAGGCATATTGACACTTTCTTTCAGCGGCAACTTCCTTGTTAAAGGAGCAGTGGAATTATCAAGAAATCTAAAATTGTCAACATTAGTAATTGGAATTGTAGTTGTATCTTTCGGAACATCCATGCCCGAACTTGTGGTAAGTGTAGGCGCTGCAATAAATAGTCATCCAGAAATTTCGGTTGGAAATGTAATAGGTTCAAATATTGCAAATATTGCTTTGGTTTTAGGTCTGACATCTTTAATTATCCCTATTCCGGTAAAAAAATCGACAATCAAAATTGATTGGAATATAATGCTTTTGGCAAATCTTTTACTTATCGCTTTTCTTTTAGATTCGAAATTGGTTTTTTGGGAAGGTTTACTTTTTGTAATATTACTCCTTTTATATATCTTAATGTCTCTTCATATTTCTCGTCGAGAGACTAAAAAAAACAATGAATCTAAGAAACCCGAATATTCATTAGGATTATCAATTGTTTTTATATTAATATCATCGGTAGGTTTGGTTTTTGGTGCCGAATGGTTGATTAAAGGTGCAACAGGAATTGCAGTAGGTTTAGGAATTTCCGATTTAGTAATATCTGTTTCTTTAGTAGCTTTTGGTACTAGCGTTCCCGAATTGGCAACTTCAATAATTGCAGCCCTTAAAAAAGAAACAGACATTTCAATCGGTAATATTATTGGCTCAAATATCTTCAATGTTTTTGGGATTCTCGGTATTACCAGTGTTATTAAAAACATACAAATAATCAATGATAGCTTATACTTAAATTTGTATTGGATGCTGGGAGCTTCGTTTTTATTGTTGTTTTTTTTGATTCCTTTTGGAAAAAAAATCTCCTCTAGGTTTATGGAAATAGTTTACTTTGTAATTTACTATTCTACAGCAAAAAGTGGGATAATAAAAAAGTGGGAGGGAGCTATTTTTGTAGGCTTTTATGTGTTTTATATTGTATGGCTTGTAAATGGAAGTTTTTAA
- a CDS encoding twin-arginine translocase TatA/TatE family subunit, which translates to MNFVVFISGGEIFVILIVILLLFGSKKLPEIAKGFGKGMKEFRKATNDIKREFENESKVVDDIKEISKTIKKNSNL; encoded by the coding sequence ATGAACTTTGTGGTATTTATCAGCGGCGGCGAAATTTTTGTCATTCTAATTGTAATACTGTTGTTGTTTGGATCGAAAAAATTGCCTGAAATTGCCAAAGGTTTTGGGAAAGGAATGAAAGAATTCCGCAAGGCAACAAACGATATCAAGCGTGAATTTGAAAATGAATCAAAAGTAGTTGATGACATTAAAGAAATATCAAAAACAATTAAGAAAAATAGTAATTTATAA
- a CDS encoding glutamine synthetase: MRADEIKMNPNKLVKHLQKAASQFTKDDIIQFIVDNNIEMLNFRYIAGDGKLKTLNFVITSLEHLDTILTEGERVDGSSLFSYIGTGSSDLYVVPKYRTAFVNPFAEVPTLDILCSFYTNTGEPLKSAPEYILKKAHQVFKNATGFKFKALGELEYYVMSEKYDRYPAIDQRGYHSAPPFTNWEDLRIEALKIISESGGKIKYAHSEVGNFTTNEESFEQHEIEFLPQDVEDSADQLVIAKWILRMLGDKYKARISFAPKITVGKAGSGLHIHMLIEKDGKNLMLENNKLSDISKKVIAGLLDLAAPLTAFGNTIPTSYLRLVPHQEAPTNICWGDRNRSVLVRVPLGWIGVTNMIFDANPQDKSPALRASSKQTVEFRAPDGSADIHYLLSGLVIAAQHGLEMKDSLKKAEDLYVDVNIFNEENAKKLASLDTLPTSCWESALALDKYRQYFEKNSVFSKGSIDNIIEMLKSYDDKNLSETLFGNADEIRQLVDKYLHCK, encoded by the coding sequence ATGAGAGCAGATGAAATAAAAATGAATCCTAACAAACTTGTTAAACATTTACAAAAAGCAGCAAGTCAATTCACAAAAGATGATATAATTCAATTTATTGTGGATAATAATATCGAAATGTTAAATTTCAGATATATTGCTGGAGATGGAAAGCTTAAAACTTTAAATTTTGTAATCACCAGTTTGGAACATTTAGATACAATTTTGACAGAGGGCGAAAGAGTTGATGGCTCAAGCTTGTTTTCATATATTGGCACAGGTTCTAGCGATCTATATGTTGTTCCAAAATATAGAACTGCATTTGTAAATCCGTTTGCCGAGGTGCCCACATTAGATATTTTATGCTCGTTTTATACTAATACAGGCGAACCACTGAAAAGCGCACCAGAGTATATTCTGAAAAAAGCACACCAGGTATTTAAAAATGCCACAGGATTCAAATTCAAAGCTCTGGGAGAATTGGAATATTACGTGATGAGCGAAAAATATGATCGTTATCCGGCAATCGATCAAAGAGGCTATCATTCTGCACCGCCCTTTACTAATTGGGAAGATTTGCGTATCGAAGCATTAAAAATAATTTCAGAATCGGGTGGAAAAATAAAATACGCACATTCCGAAGTTGGAAATTTTACTACAAATGAAGAATCGTTTGAGCAACACGAAATTGAATTTCTACCACAGGACGTAGAAGATTCAGCAGACCAGTTGGTTATTGCTAAATGGATACTTCGAATGCTTGGCGACAAGTATAAAGCAAGAATTAGTTTTGCTCCAAAAATTACTGTAGGAAAAGCAGGAAGTGGCTTACATATCCATATGCTGATAGAAAAAGATGGCAAAAATTTGATGCTTGAAAATAACAAATTGAGCGATATTTCGAAGAAAGTAATTGCAGGATTATTAGACCTTGCTGCACCATTAACAGCTTTTGGAAACACTATTCCTACCTCATATCTGCGTTTGGTTCCTCATCAGGAAGCACCTACAAATATCTGTTGGGGTGATAGAAATCGTTCGGTTCTGGTAAGAGTTCCATTAGGTTGGATAGGCGTAACAAACATGATTTTCGATGCTAATCCTCAAGACAAATCGCCTGCTTTGAGAGCAAGTTCGAAACAAACTGTTGAATTTAGGGCTCCGGATGGTTCAGCAGATATTCACTACTTACTTTCAGGCTTGGTAATAGCCGCACAACATGGTCTGGAAATGAAAGATTCATTGAAAAAAGCAGAAGACCTATATGTTGATGTGAATATTTTTAATGAAGAAAATGCCAAAAAATTAGCATCTCTTGATACTCTACCTACATCTTGTTGGGAATCTGCTTTAGCTCTTGACAAATACCGACAGTATTTCGAAAAAAACTCTGTTTTCTCTAAAGGTTCAATCGATAATATTATTGAAATGCTAAAATCGTATGACGACAAAAACCTAAGTGAAACACTTTTTGGAAATGCCGACGAGATTAGGCAATTGGTTGATAAATATTTACATTGTAAATAA
- a CDS encoding PLP-dependent transferase, protein MDTKNSGFNTKLIHSGDFKDEFGSAVVPIYQTSTFAFKNAQHGANCFSGKEKGYIYTRIGNPTIDALENKLAELENGYRGIVLASGMAAVTTVYMAFLHQGAHMVSTGAVYGPSRGVIKSHFEKFGVEASFIDTSNLELIEKSIKENTKLIYLETPANPTIQLTDIEEACKIAHKHGITVVVDNTFSSPYLQKPLDLGADVSLHSLTKFINGHADIVGGALIAKDEAIYNQMRKTMVYMGGNMDPHQAYLVNRGVKTLSLRIDKAQESAMKIAEYLQKHPKIEWIKYPGLESFEQHELAKKQMTGFGSMISFGVKGGYQAGVVLMDNVHLAKLAVSLGGVETLIQHPASMTHAAVSAEDKLESGITDSLVRYSVGIEDVKDIISDLEQALEKI, encoded by the coding sequence ATGGATACTAAAAATTCAGGATTTAACACAAAACTAATCCACAGTGGCGATTTCAAAGACGAATTTGGTAGTGCAGTTGTACCAATTTATCAAACATCAACTTTTGCTTTTAAGAATGCACAGCACGGTGCCAACTGCTTTTCAGGAAAGGAAAAAGGATATATCTATACAAGAATAGGTAATCCTACAATTGATGCTTTAGAAAATAAACTGGCAGAACTCGAAAATGGATATCGAGGAATTGTTCTCGCCTCGGGCATGGCAGCGGTTACAACAGTTTATATGGCATTTCTTCATCAGGGAGCTCACATGGTTAGTACAGGTGCAGTTTACGGACCAAGCCGTGGAGTTATAAAAAGTCATTTCGAGAAATTTGGAGTTGAAGCAAGTTTTATTGATACATCCAATCTCGAATTAATTGAAAAATCAATTAAAGAAAATACCAAACTTATATATTTAGAAACACCTGCAAATCCAACAATACAATTGACCGACATAGAGGAAGCATGTAAAATAGCTCATAAACATGGAATTACGGTTGTTGTTGACAATACATTTTCGAGCCCATATTTGCAAAAACCGCTTGATTTGGGGGCAGATGTTTCTTTACATTCTTTAACAAAATTTATTAATGGTCATGCAGATATTGTAGGTGGAGCATTAATTGCAAAAGATGAGGCTATATATAACCAAATGCGAAAAACAATGGTTTATATGGGCGGAAATATGGATCCTCATCAGGCATATTTAGTGAATAGAGGAGTTAAAACCTTATCATTGCGAATAGACAAAGCTCAGGAAAGCGCAATGAAAATAGCAGAGTATCTTCAAAAACATCCAAAAATTGAATGGATAAAATATCCAGGCTTAGAGTCGTTTGAGCAACATGAATTAGCTAAAAAACAAATGACTGGCTTTGGCAGCATGATAAGTTTTGGAGTAAAAGGAGGATATCAGGCAGGCGTTGTTCTTATGGATAATGTACATTTGGCAAAACTGGCTGTTTCTCTTGGAGGTGTTGAAACTTTAATTCAACATCCTGCGTCGATGACTCACGCAGCAGTATCTGCTGAAGATAAGCTCGAATCCGGAATTACTGATAGTTTAGTTCGTTATTCTGTGGGAATAGAGGATGTAAAAGATATTATTTCCGATTTGGAGCAGGCTTTGGAGAAAATATAA